From one Phocoena sinus isolate mPhoSin1 chromosome 6, mPhoSin1.pri, whole genome shotgun sequence genomic stretch:
- the SURF4 gene encoding surfeit locus protein 4: MGQNDLMGTAEDFADQFLRVTKQYLPHVARLCLTSTFLEDGVRMWLQWGEQRDYIDTTWSCGYLLASSFVLLNLLGQLTGCVLVLSRNCVQYACFGLFGIIALQTIAYSILWDLKFLMRNLALGGGLLLLLAESRSEGKSMFAGVPTVRESSPRQYMQLGGRVLLVLMFMTLLHFDASFFSILQNIVGTALMILVAIGFKTKLAALTLVVWLFAINVYFNAFWTIPVYKPMHDFLKYDFFQTMSVIGGLLLVVALGPGGVSMDEKKKEW; this comes from the exons ATGGGCCAGAACGACCTGATGGGCACGGCCGAGGACTTCGCAGACCAG TTCCTGCGCGTCACCAAGCAGTACCTGCCGCACGTGGCACGCCTCTGCCTGACCAGCACCTTCCTGGAGGACGGCGTCCGCATGTGGCTCCAGTGGGGCGAGCAGCGGGACTACATCGACACCACCTGGAGCTGTGGCTACCTGCTGGCCTCCTCCTTCGTGCTCCTCAACCTGCTCGGACAGCTGA CCGGCTGCGTCCTGGTGCTGAGCAGGAACTGCGTGCAGTACGCCTGCTTCGGGCTCTTCGGCATCATCGCGCTGCAG ACGATTGCCTACAGCATTTTATGGGACTTGAAGTTTCTCATGAG GAACCTGGCCCTGGGAGGAGGCTTGTTGCTTCTCCTGGCGGAGTCCCGTTCCGAAGGGAAGAGCATGTTCGCGGGCGTCCCCACCGTGCGCGAGAGCTCCCCCAGACAGTACATGCAGCTCGGAGGCCGGGTCTTGCTGGTCCTGATGTTCATGACCCTCCTTCACTTCGACGCCAGCTTCTTCTCG ATTCTCCAGAACATCGTGGGCACGGCTCTGATGATTTTGGTGGCCATCGGCTTTAAAACCAAGCTGGCCGCTTTGACTCTCGTCGTGTGGCTGTTTGCCATCAACGTGTATTTCAACGCTTTCTGGACCATTCCCGTCTACAAGCCCATGCACGACTTCCTCAAGTACGACTTCTTCCAGACCATGTCGGTGATCGGAGGCTTGCTCCTGGTGGTGGCCCTGGGCCCCGGGGGCGTGTCCATGGACGAGAAGAAGAAAGAGTGGTAA